The following are encoded together in the Novipirellula galeiformis genome:
- a CDS encoding anti-sigma factor family protein, whose product MSDDYQKLIHGYLDDSLSSDQQAQLNQWIKSDAKHARVFASHMMLHDRLRSELVASETDATYVVLPNKPLASGWRRRSFAVASTACAVLLAVSLLWQTVDAPSASAAMIELNRIIEANDLLMDRTFLISVRDAVVPPKHQDPNSPERRRPPKPSLDGAVLDVRGSNQFVLKRKTAQGEFFITGCNAVTSWAVRPDGPVRYSDDLNRFARDLPGHEDGLPINNLHDGLEALRTAYDLQVLPQTDSEPAATRDSETYRRMVAVKKPGFRGAARVKIRYAESSGKISEMRFEEMAYGPQRITLTMTAIEERSLPDNHFDHSPHHGPERAVEYE is encoded by the coding sequence ATGAGCGATGATTATCAAAAGCTGATCCACGGATACCTCGACGATTCACTTTCAAGTGACCAGCAAGCTCAGTTGAACCAATGGATCAAGTCCGATGCAAAGCACGCGAGAGTGTTTGCTTCGCACATGATGCTGCATGATCGTCTGCGTAGTGAATTGGTCGCTTCCGAAACTGACGCGACGTACGTTGTATTGCCCAACAAACCGCTAGCAAGCGGATGGAGACGCCGGTCGTTTGCCGTAGCGTCGACCGCCTGTGCCGTTCTGCTCGCCGTTTCGCTGTTATGGCAAACCGTGGATGCTCCTTCGGCTTCGGCCGCCATGATTGAATTGAATCGTATCATCGAGGCAAACGATCTACTCATGGATCGCACGTTCTTGATTTCCGTTCGTGACGCTGTGGTCCCACCAAAACATCAAGATCCCAACTCACCGGAGCGTCGTCGTCCTCCCAAACCTTCGCTAGACGGCGCGGTGCTTGACGTTCGCGGATCGAACCAGTTCGTGCTCAAACGCAAGACCGCGCAAGGAGAGTTCTTCATTACGGGCTGTAACGCAGTGACAAGCTGGGCCGTACGACCCGATGGGCCGGTTCGTTATAGCGATGACCTGAATCGGTTCGCTAGAGATCTCCCTGGTCACGAAGACGGATTGCCAATCAACAATCTGCACGACGGACTTGAAGCGTTACGCACCGCTTATGACTTGCAGGTGTTACCACAGACGGACTCCGAGCCAGCTGCCACACGAGACAGTGAAACGTATCGCCGGATGGTGGCCGTCAAGAAACCCGGTTTCCGTGGGGCGGCGCGAGTGAAAATCCGTTACGCCGAATCAAGTGGCAAGATTAGTGAGATGCGTTTTGAAGAAATGGCTTACGGCCCCCAGAGAATCACATTGACGATGACCGCGATCGAAGAGCGAAGCCTCCCGGACAACCATTTCGACCATTCCCCCCATCACGGACCCGAGCGAGCCGTGGAATACGAGTAA
- a CDS encoding sigma-70 family RNA polymerase sigma factor: protein MDETTRQATRQWTLAQPAVSAFIASVVRDFRDRDDVLQNVAVAVVESYHSYDSSSPFIPWAIGIARRQVGLYLRRRGRDPLVFDDDAVACLAIAFHEEAQERSHALDFLQDCLGSLDGRAKTLIGLRYRDDMKPAAIASQTDMTPNSVAKALQRLRDQLRGCIERKSMEASV from the coding sequence GTGGACGAGACAACCCGACAGGCGACCCGACAATGGACTTTGGCCCAGCCGGCCGTCTCGGCGTTCATTGCCTCGGTGGTCCGTGATTTCCGCGATCGTGACGATGTGCTGCAGAACGTCGCTGTCGCGGTCGTCGAATCCTATCATTCCTACGATTCAAGTTCCCCCTTCATCCCCTGGGCGATCGGAATCGCCCGCCGGCAAGTAGGGCTGTATCTGCGACGCCGAGGGCGAGATCCGCTGGTGTTTGATGATGACGCGGTCGCCTGCCTTGCCATCGCATTTCATGAAGAAGCTCAAGAACGTTCGCACGCACTCGATTTCCTCCAGGACTGCCTGGGCTCTCTGGACGGCCGCGCGAAAACATTGATTGGCCTGCGGTACCGAGACGACATGAAACCAGCCGCAATTGCCTCCCAAACGGATATGACACCAAATTCAGTCGCGAAAGCACTGCAGCGACTTCGGGATCAACTCCGAGGGTGCATCGAACGCAAGTCGATGGAGGCAAGCGTTTAA